The genomic segment TCCAATGGTTTCAAACAGCCAACTCTGTTGGCTCTGGAGCTGTTTCAGGATGAATCCCACATAGAACACCAAACTCCAGTCATCTGAAAAAATTGAACATTAACCCCTTTGTGTGGAAAACATAGATTTTACCACTCAGTGATGGTTCTACCCATTAAAAGGAAGCTGTCTTACAGGTAAGACAATAGCTGGGTTGGCATCTCATATTAAGCcttaatgtagtttgtttggctTTAGCTTAGCATAGAAACTCAGCCATTGCATTTGTAATCATAGTtcatagcttagcatgttgtccaAATCCAGGGAATTTTGCTTTATTCTACAAACGATGGTCATACTAACCATGGgttaatatgatatataaattcaTTCTATTTATCCCTTTAGCTCTGTAGTGTTCATTATGCCTGGAAAGCATTTTTCCCATTCACCTATAACTTGATCCTTTTAAAATTAGGAATTCTAGGGTTTGAGGCCTTTTGCACACAAATCATATTGCTCTGTTTCTAAGCGGAGGTGTCTCTGGCAACATTCAATGGTTATTCTATAGATTTTGTTTTCAACAACGAGAGATTCCAGGGATGAATTATGCCATCACACAGTGCTTCCTCCCTAAAGAATATTAAGTATTCTCTTTTCAAAATccataaaagtaataaaatctgGGTTGAATCTAGGTAATGAAACCCATCTTGGACAAATgcattaaaacatttaatgaatTGAATTCTGGGCATATATTTATTGTGCAACTGCCTTTAAATACATTATTCATAGACTTGCTGCCAACAGCATACATTCTGGTAACTCCAGGGGAAAAAGGATAGATAGATGCAGTATATTTGCTAAATCAAATAATTCCAGGGGTGCTCACTGCACTTTAGTGTTTACTGAAGAAACAATATGTATACCAAATGATGCTCATGTATCACAGACCGAAGAGTTCCTGGAAATACAGAGTCTTAAAGAAATAATGATGTTACTCAAACCCATGCATACCTGTTAAGAGATAATTATATTCTAATTGCTGTCCTGATGAACTACCCTTTCAAATCATGACAAATAGCCATAGAATTAAAGATACTCAGGAAGCTTCTTGATTAAGCAGAAATTTGATCCTTCttgcttttgtttatttcttacatttatatcAGAGCAGCATTTATGATCGGCTGTCAAGACCATAGCCAAACAAGATCTCTAGGGCTGCTGCATTGATTTCAGAGGTATCCTGAGATCAATCACATCACAATGGAACTTAATATCCCACCTAAGATACCTTCACCTCTTGCAGTTGATGTGCTCATGGTCCCAAAAATCCTCTCTGCCATTGGTTGCTTAATTTTTTGCCCAACAGTTAATCCAAACTTTGTATTAAAACTGCGTCCTTTATTTCCAGGCAGAAAAAAAACACCAGAGACACAGAACAGTGCAACAGATAGATTAGCTAAAATGAGATTATCTGGGCAGAAGATCTTACCCTAACATGCTATTTTTGCTGCAAATGTTGATGCCCATCTGTTATCTGTTATCATGGCTCTGTGCTGATTACAATTTGGCTCTTTCATTAAGGCATATGTACTATGTATGTAACCCACAAGCAGTCTgcataaataaatcagttatggAGGAAGATAGCGCTTATTGTTTTTATCAGCTCTTTAATAATTTACTGAAAGCTTATAATGGCCCAAACTGTTAAATACCATGAAGTGCTCAAGGTGCTAAAGAATATGACAGTGCCACCTTCAGACACCTTAAAATAGGTAGAAAGCTCTCTCTGAAACATGAACTTTGGTACAGTCCCATGCTTCCATCTTTCAGGCCAGTGAATATGGGGGGAATAGCCAAAGGAGGATGGAAACTAGGCAGATAGTAACAGCGACCTCAAAATTAGTGCTCTGGCTTATGGACAGCAGTCTAGCAATTGCAGCTGGCCCGGAACATGGCAAGGCAGGTTGCCGATATTATTTCTTGGTTCTGCCTTATTATCCCTGGGCTGAAATAGTTGGTTGCTTTCTGAAACAAACCATAAATAGTTTGAACCCTGCAGGACCATCTATTTTTCACCCTGTGCTCTCAGATCTTCCACAAGGCATCTCCTGCATGTCTTACCATGGCTAGGTCTAATATCAACAGCAAATAtgggttttgctttgtttgggaTTTTCCACTGTTGTGGAATAAGCAGCCATCAGGCCCTTCCTAATTACAGTTTAAGAAGCAGCTTGAAACCTATTTACCTCCCAGCTCTTTTATTATTTCAGTGTTACTATTTTAGTTTGCCTCTGATAtgcttttaatgttgtttttgtAAATGTGCTTGTTATGTGTTTGAAAACCATAATAGGAGGATATCATGGACATCCTCAGTGTGTCAGGATGGAATCATACAAATGATATAATTGCATAATTCACATCACGCCATGGTACGATGACATCTTGAGGCATGTGACATCATGGCAGCTTCTACTAGATACCTATGGAATGGCTGGTGTATACATTTTCTAAGTAAACAAGTAGGAAGCATGGCTTAAGAATTTGGGAACAAGAGGTCGGAAACAAAGTAATCAGGATACAACCACCAAGCAATCAGGTGAATGCAAGGCACCGTTCTGCACCATCTGCTATGAACTGTAGGAGTTTATGCTACTGTCTTCAAAGCACACCTCTTCAGCTCCATCTAGAAGCCATCAGAAATTACCTGGCAAAAAGTGCTGCAGGTGAACAAGGCCTTATACCAAGGAGACATTCCTTCCAGGCAAACACTTCTTGGCTGCCAGCTGAGTTTGAATCTTCATGTGCCATATTGGTCATGGTGAGACTTAACCCAACCTTCCAAGAGTCCTTGGATCCTGACTCCAAAGCAGAATTTCTTGAAGGCTGCTACTCATCTAGGATATTTGACACTGGGAATCCTGGGCATCCACAGAGGAGGCAAGTGGCATCAGGATCTACATCATTCTGGCAATAATTGATATGGAGCCtataaagtggtttgtttgaatgcaTTGTTGTcgccaggggggtgggggtgtagtgggctttgtatttggggttttatttctgtaagctgcgCAGAGCCACCTCTTGTGAGGGAAATGAAGAGATGACCTTTTATTTACAATTCTCAGTTTTGATTTTTAGAGCACTTAAACTAGGGATATACAGTAGATCCAACTCACAGTAGAGCCATTTACAAGGATGTTTTCCTTTGTAAATATTACTATCCTGTGCTATTATTGTGAAATCTCAGTCTAAACTTTACATTCCAATCCTAATCATACTTCAAAATGAACCTCTTTGAAAACCGATGGAACTTATTTCCCCAAATGAAACATGCTTATCATTAGAAGACAGCTAAAAGGATGCCTCCATGAGGGATCATTTTCCTCCTAGCAATATTGCAGCAGGCCTAAAGTATAACATTACTCCatctgaatatgtgtgtgtgtgtgtgtgtgtgtgtgtgtgactatgTATGTATAATAAATATGAAGGGAGGAAGAGcaagaagcacacacacacaataaatgaTGTTAGATAATTATGATCTTGctgatatttgaaaataaataaataaataaatagaacggTTGCAACAGCTTCTAATTCTTCATGAGAGAATAAATTGGCTTCTCTGCTATTATTGCTATTACTGGTTAATCCTATATAGTGCTTTGGAGAAATCTTCATATAACATTTGTAATAGATTTTCCTTTGTACATGGAGTCTATATTGTTTCTATAGTGGTTCCTAGTGAGGCAAGTACTCAACTGACCTTTTAAGGCATTGCATTCACCTACTGTCTAGCTGGGAGAAATACAAAGCAATCTCTTGGACCAACTAAGGGCTTTTCTGTGGCACTATTCATTGCCTAAGAACATCTCTGATTTAgcgtctgatccagcacaacaccCTTacggctttgatctcccaaggaaaaattGGACTGCGCTTAATCGGATTcgaactaatcatggcaggtgccaatattggaaacataaatgggggctggttgataatcctaactgtgactgtgggaaagTCCTGCAAACTTTACATCTCATTGcgatggaatgtcccctcagaaggtttcctggctccctgcaagagcTACATCATCTCGAGGGTACTGCTGTCCAGTGGCTAAATGATCTAGATATCCAGCCACAAGCTTAGTTACTGTAGTAACTGCTCATATGTAActtattttattcatcattttattcatcatttgtatcgcgttttaaaaatattgtcccaatgtcctatagtTTATACACTTTAATatattgtttctgtgatttttatgcaacaatgctgcattcttctatgccatatgaaataaataaatctctgaaaGAAATGTACTTGAAGTCTTAAAACACTATCCAATCATATAGAAACATTTTCATTCCTCAAAGAACAATTATTCCTCAAAGAAAACATGACCCAAACACAATTTACCAGAAACAATGTGCAAAGTTTCCCTTTttagtttaaatattttctttctacaTCAGGCATTTCCCATTTACAATGCAATCTGGGAAGGAAAAGTGCATTGAGAATTCTTTTAAAAGGATTCCTATTTGAATGGGAGGCTTTTGGGCAAAGATATGGAAAATGCATTGAGAGCCAAGGTGTGTAGCGGTTACAGTTGAAGACCCAGATTCTAGACCACCCAAAGCCACCAAAATGGGATGGCTATGGGATGAAGTCATTGCTTATAATGAGTGCCTCCATCCCAGCCATCCAGTGCAGCTTTTGGGGGACCATAGGGAGCCACTCTCCCTTGCCTGATATTGAACCCCTCCCCAGCCACTAGCCTTCTCTGAACTTCATGGTTTTCCCAGGCAGGGTACAAAGATTCCacagggtgactttggccagttgctctctcccagcttaacccatttcacagggtggctgttgtgggcaACGCCGCCACGTCTTGCACTGTGCTTCAATAGAAGTGCAtgccaaataaaaacaatatgaatATTCAGCTGAACCACCAAAGGGAGGTTTACACATCACAAAAGATGAACCAAAGCAAAAATCCAACGGAGCGGCAGAGGAGCGAGTCTGCCAACTGAACTGCTTGAGCAAGAGCGCCTGGTCGCTCCCCGCGGGCAGCCAAGTCAAGCCGGCGCTCAGAACCACGGAGAGCTCCTTGCGCTTCCGCCGCTGCCCGTCAGGTGTCGCTGCGCCTCCACCTACCTGATCCGCGCTGCTGCGGGAGGACTGTTGCTGAGCCCGGGCGAGGCGAGGCTGACGaggctgctgccgctgccgccgccgccgccgccacagtCGCGGGGCTGGAAGAAGAGGCGGCGGAGGACGCCGAAGACGccgaggaagaagaagaggaggaggaggaggaggagagggaggaggaagcgGCGGCCGCGGAGGCTTCGCCCTGCGCCGGCAGGAGGCGCTTGTCTCCCAGGCCCGGCTCGGCGGTGGCTCGCCCGGGCGGGCTGCTTCTCCGCGGGCCGCTGCTCTGGATGTGCGAGACGGCCTCGGCCGCCTGCACGTCGGGAGGCGAGAAGCGCGCCAGGACGCGCAGCACCGCCTGGGCTTTATGCTCCTGAGTGTCTTCGTCGCCGTAGTCCGACACCCGGCACTCGTAGACCCCCTCGTCCTGTCGCCGGACCCCTGACAGCCGCAGCCGATGCGAAATGTCATTGCCCTGGACGCGCACCGTCTGGAAAGGGGAGAAAGAAGACGTTACTTAGGCGCGGCGGGCCCGCCGTGGGGCAGGCGatggggatggtggtggtggggcggGGAGGCTGCAATGCGAGGGCACCAAGCGCCGTGCACCTCTGCCGCGATCAGACGGCAAGGAGGGCAGAGATAAAGTCATGGGTTATCTCAGCCTTGGGTTTTTCCTCCACTCACCtgttgagcttgccgattggGAAAGACAGattaggaaggagggaggaaaaaataacCGGGACATAAGAGGGAAGGTCTCCGGTGACTCTCGCCCCCTCGAGGGTCTCCGTCTTTAAGCCAAGGGGAAGCCGCGGGAGGCATTCTGGATGCTCAAAGATGCTCTGACCCATCCCTGCTTGAACTCAAGGGGATCTGTTTCAGAGTAGAGTCTGCTTCTGTTCTGAGAGCAGATACAAACGCCTTTTTTATGGAGAGGCAGAATGGAGCCTCATGAAGCCTGGCAGGATGTGGACAGTAAGATCACCCTCCCATCAGGGCAACAAGGAAAGCAGGGAGGGCAGCTTCTGCCCACTCGCTCCATATGCCTACATGATACAGTTCTAACCATGATCCCCACGCCCTAGCAACCCTCTCAAtccagtgccctccagatattttggactgtgCAGCTTTTATCCAGTAGACAAGGACATTGACTGGGGCCTCCGGAACTTTGAGTCCAAAGCATTCTAGAGGGAACCACACTGACGGTCTTCTGATTGATGTGATTGATGATCGTCCGTTGGTCACTAGATCTTTATGAAGCTATCATGCGTTGAGCATTAGACTGTCTATGTGCAAAGCCAGAACTCTGTCTTTTAGCCATGGAACCTCCCATGAGTGACACATTGTATCAAGTTGTCACTAGCTCCTCCTCTTCCATGCTGTGACTTTCCCCCCAGCCAAAGGCTGAATGCACCCTTCTTTTGAAGCTAGTCCCACAATACATCTGTCCTAGTATatattctatttttgttgttgtgagGGTGAGATGGTCTTATTTCCCCATATAGTTCCCATAGCTTTCTCTTAGTTATGAATTGCTCTGTGTGGTCAAATCTAAGGAAGATTTAATGAGGCAAGACAATTAAGCAGTCAGGCAACATGTTGTGCAATTCAAAGTCCATTTCATGGGCCAAAGATCTACTAATCATATAGTAGTGTGGCCTCAAAAGCTAGGAGAGGTAGCAAAGAGTAAAGTTAATCTTGCCAATATGGTAGATTTCTCCATGTGCAGTGCCTTCATAATGCAATGCCTCTTTCTATTTCCACCTTCTTGCCTTCTAGATTTATTGGCACTATAATTCCCAAATTCCCAGCCATTTTATGGAGTGATATAATAAACCCCTCTGCAAAATCCATATTCTGATCCA from the Candoia aspera isolate rCanAsp1 chromosome 11, rCanAsp1.hap2, whole genome shotgun sequence genome contains:
- the VSTM2B gene encoding V-set and transmembrane domain-containing protein 2B, whose protein sequence is MPCAFRASGSASYSLEIQWWYLKEPARELAHELAISGPGSRSKATNKDATKISTVRVQGNDISHRLRLSGVRRQDEGVYECRVSDYGDEDTQEHKAQAVLRVLARFSPPDVQAAEAVSHIQSSGPRRSSPPGRATAEPGLGDKRLLPAQGEASAAAASSSLSSSSSSSSSSSASSASSAASSSSPATVAAAAAAAAAASSASPRPGSATVLPQQRGSGRWRRSDT